One Qipengyuania aurantiaca genomic region harbors:
- a CDS encoding TonB-dependent receptor, whose amino-acid sequence MRKTTLSLRTLAILGAGFTMLPQAAMAQEVADEGDMIDNADVDDTTPVIVVTAQGREQNLADVPVAISAVSSETLENSGTSDIRELNQVAPSLLVSSTGNEANGSARIRGIGTVGDNPGLESSVAVFVDGVYRSRSGNALSELGPLDRIEILRGPQGTLGGRNSSAGMISIYTAEPEFDFGGYADFTYGNYDAIRIEGGVNAPLGETLAARIDGVWFQRDGFYNDVVNDTDVNNRDRYLVRAQALFEPSEDLSFRLVGDYSKKDEACCAATFVQPEVAPLARVSPGFDPFTRPVAGSPALASTGNPIVNVLLGLGQDPRAFTQSTYDRDIYVTEGRSYAGETEDYGVSGELNWNLGGANLTSITGYREYFNTQGSDTDYTQVDILYRAPGDNAGAREFKTFTQELRLNGEAFGDRLDWLVGAYYANEKLETRDNLRFGEDYGRFVNCRLVIAVNPALLAPGADDCLGPARAFLDGTVGDPAFGPATPLVLAGLDNLALVSDVGGTGDQYNQTSENFAVFTHNIIHITDRLDLTLGLRYTSETKDFDATFSNDNDICPTNRALVSPLLATPLAGLAGGIIALSCQGNSTSELDGVSIADSRDEDEFTGTAILSYKPVDDLMVYASYSRGYKAGGFNLDRSALGNPVTFNVANIDPATLQFDEETVDAYEIGMKYSNRQWSLGLTAFRQEFSNFQLNTFNGSVFLVQNINGCDTDLNGGDRDASATTGACDAGDVTPGVVSEGFEFEASLSPTRNVNMTLGITHANTRYADNLVGSDEGAPLDPALRLLPGDNLSNAPAWVGTTSFTWTPDIGGSGMKGLLFVNARMTGDYNTGSDLLYGKEQDSFVVVNGRIGLTNIADRFAIEGWVQNAFDTDYTQVAFNTPFIAPQQTYSAFLAEPRTYGVTVRAEF is encoded by the coding sequence ATGAGGAAAACTACGCTTTCGTTGCGCACGCTTGCCATTCTTGGCGCCGGTTTCACCATGCTTCCGCAAGCCGCCATGGCGCAGGAAGTCGCCGATGAAGGCGACATGATCGACAACGCCGATGTCGACGATACCACGCCGGTCATCGTCGTGACCGCGCAGGGTCGCGAGCAGAACCTCGCCGATGTGCCGGTCGCGATCTCGGCCGTGTCGTCGGAAACTCTCGAAAACTCCGGCACCAGCGACATTCGCGAACTGAACCAGGTCGCGCCTTCGCTGCTCGTCTCCTCCACCGGTAACGAAGCCAACGGCTCGGCCCGTATCCGCGGCATCGGTACGGTCGGCGACAACCCCGGCCTCGAAAGCTCGGTCGCGGTCTTCGTCGACGGCGTCTACCGCTCGCGTTCGGGTAACGCGCTGAGCGAGCTAGGCCCGCTCGACCGCATCGAAATCCTGCGCGGCCCGCAGGGCACGCTCGGCGGTCGCAACTCCTCGGCCGGCATGATCTCGATCTACACCGCCGAACCGGAATTCGATTTCGGCGGCTATGCCGACTTCACCTACGGCAATTACGATGCCATCCGTATCGAAGGCGGCGTCAACGCTCCGCTAGGCGAAACCCTGGCTGCCCGTATCGATGGCGTGTGGTTCCAGCGCGACGGTTTCTACAACGATGTCGTCAACGACACCGACGTCAACAACCGCGACCGCTACCTCGTCCGCGCGCAAGCCCTGTTCGAGCCGAGCGAGGACCTCAGCTTCCGCCTCGTCGGCGATTATTCGAAGAAGGACGAAGCCTGCTGCGCCGCGACCTTCGTGCAGCCCGAGGTCGCTCCGCTTGCGCGCGTGTCGCCCGGCTTCGATCCCTTCACGCGGCCGGTGGCAGGATCGCCCGCTCTTGCGAGCACCGGCAACCCGATCGTCAATGTGCTGCTCGGCCTCGGTCAGGATCCGCGCGCCTTCACCCAGTCCACCTATGATCGCGACATCTACGTCACCGAAGGCCGCAGCTATGCCGGCGAAACCGAGGACTATGGCGTCTCGGGCGAGTTGAACTGGAACCTCGGCGGGGCCAACCTGACCTCGATCACCGGCTACCGCGAATATTTCAACACGCAGGGCTCGGACACCGACTACACGCAGGTCGACATCCTCTACCGCGCGCCGGGCGACAACGCGGGCGCACGCGAGTTCAAGACCTTCACCCAGGAACTGCGCCTCAACGGCGAAGCTTTCGGTGACCGTCTCGACTGGCTCGTCGGCGCCTATTACGCCAACGAAAAGCTCGAAACGCGCGACAATTTGCGCTTCGGCGAGGATTACGGTCGTTTCGTAAACTGCCGTCTTGTCATCGCCGTCAACCCGGCGCTGCTCGCGCCCGGTGCAGACGACTGCCTTGGTCCGGCACGCGCCTTCCTCGATGGGACCGTGGGCGATCCGGCATTCGGTCCGGCGACCCCGCTCGTTCTCGCAGGCCTCGACAATCTCGCTCTCGTCAGCGACGTCGGCGGAACCGGTGACCAGTACAACCAGACGAGCGAAAACTTCGCCGTCTTCACGCACAATATCATCCACATCACCGACCGCCTCGATCTGACCCTTGGCCTTCGCTACACCAGCGAAACCAAGGATTTCGACGCGACCTTCTCGAACGACAACGACATCTGCCCGACCAACCGGGCGCTGGTGTCTCCCCTGCTGGCGACGCCGCTGGCGGGTCTTGCGGGCGGGATCATCGCGCTGTCCTGCCAGGGCAACTCGACCTCGGAGCTCGACGGAGTTTCGATCGCCGACAGCCGTGACGAGGACGAATTCACCGGGACGGCCATCCTCAGCTACAAGCCGGTCGACGACCTCATGGTCTATGCGTCCTACTCGCGCGGCTACAAGGCTGGCGGTTTCAACCTCGACCGCTCGGCGCTCGGCAATCCGGTCACCTTCAACGTGGCCAACATCGACCCGGCGACGCTGCAGTTCGACGAGGAAACAGTCGACGCCTACGAAATCGGGATGAAGTATTCGAACCGCCAGTGGAGCCTCGGCCTGACCGCGTTCCGCCAGGAGTTCAGCAATTTCCAGCTGAACACTTTCAACGGTTCGGTCTTCCTCGTGCAGAACATCAACGGTTGCGACACCGACCTGAACGGCGGTGACCGCGATGCGAGCGCCACCACCGGCGCATGCGATGCGGGCGATGTGACGCCGGGCGTGGTTTCGGAAGGCTTCGAGTTCGAAGCCTCGCTGAGCCCGACGCGCAACGTCAACATGACGCTGGGCATCACGCACGCCAATACGCGTTACGCGGACAATCTCGTGGGCAGCGACGAAGGCGCTCCGCTCGATCCGGCGCTCCGCCTGCTGCCGGGCGACAATCTGTCGAACGCGCCGGCCTGGGTTGGCACGACGTCCTTCACCTGGACGCCGGATATCGGCGGTTCGGGCATGAAGGGCCTGCTCTTCGTCAACGCCCGCATGACCGGCGACTACAACACCGGTTCGGACCTTCTCTACGGCAAGGAGCAGGACAGCTTCGTGGTCGTAAACGGGCGCATCGGCCTCACCAACATCGCGGACCGTTTCGCGATCGAGGGCTGGGTACAGAACGCGTTCGACACCGACTACACGCAGGTGGCCTTCAACACGCCGTTCATCGCGCCGCAGCAGACCTACTCGGCCTTCCTCGCCGAGCCGCGGACCTACGGCGTCACGGTGCGCGCCGAGTTCTGA